A window of the Thermodesulforhabdus norvegica genome harbors these coding sequences:
- a CDS encoding ABC transporter ATP-binding protein yields MILIDNLYISLRFFQVGPISFTVNKGEFFVLMGPTGAGKTLVLEAIAGLVPVTSGRVLINDRDVTKLPPEKRGISIVYQDQALFPHLTVKENIEYGLKFRDRDVKSTTSYVARLVEKLGIRHLLHRKPVNLSGGEKQRVALARALAVRPSLLLMDEPLSALDPSFRDEMGMLLKDIWEYTGATFIMVTHDFTEALSLGTRGAVMNKGGLEQVGNLWDIFQRPATVFVAHFVGMRNVFDARFDGTHAFINGLLIQPPKPEDRKIGKLAFRPELIRIVPRLDSSVAQINVFSGTVTSCAKKGFTCEITVKVSSVQFTVHVPMAMALNMGISEGQYITVVIPPEAIHIF; encoded by the coding sequence ATGATTTTGATTGATAATTTGTATATCTCACTTCGATTCTTTCAGGTAGGGCCCATCAGTTTTACGGTAAATAAAGGAGAGTTTTTTGTTCTTATGGGACCTACTGGTGCTGGAAAGACCCTCGTTTTAGAAGCCATTGCCGGGCTTGTTCCTGTAACATCTGGTCGAGTCTTAATTAACGACCGGGATGTGACAAAACTACCCCCTGAAAAACGCGGGATAAGCATCGTATATCAGGATCAGGCCCTTTTCCCGCACCTTACCGTCAAAGAAAATATAGAATATGGGCTTAAGTTTCGAGATCGTGATGTGAAAAGCACAACAAGTTATGTTGCCCGTCTGGTTGAAAAACTCGGCATTCGCCACCTATTACATAGAAAGCCCGTTAACCTCAGCGGCGGCGAGAAGCAACGTGTAGCTTTGGCCAGGGCTCTGGCTGTGCGACCTTCATTGCTGCTTATGGATGAACCGCTTTCCGCACTGGATCCATCGTTTCGTGATGAAATGGGCATGTTGTTAAAGGATATATGGGAATACACGGGTGCCACTTTTATTATGGTGACCCATGACTTTACCGAGGCCCTTTCTCTGGGTACCCGGGGAGCTGTTATGAATAAGGGGGGGCTAGAGCAAGTGGGTAACTTATGGGACATCTTCCAACGTCCTGCTACCGTTTTTGTGGCACATTTTGTGGGGATGAGAAATGTCTTCGATGCCCGATTTGACGGCACCCATGCTTTTATTAATGGTTTGTTAATTCAACCTCCTAAACCTGAGGACCGGAAGATTGGTAAGCTGGCTTTTAGGCCGGAACTCATTAGGATAGTGCCGAGATTAGATTCATCAGTGGCACAGATCAACGTGTTCTCAGGCACGGTTACGAGTTGCGCTAAAAAAGGTTTTACCTGTGAGATTACTGTAAAAGTTAGCTCTGTTCAGTTTACCGTCCATGTTCCTATGGCTATGGCCCTGAACATGGGGATATCGGAAGGGCAGTATATAACGGTGGTAATACCTCCCGAAGCAATCCACATATTTTAA
- a CDS encoding FmdE family protein codes for MKIGPHDFDRFIDEIKKFHGSVAPGVVIGGYMVEVARQSMPENVLYNAIVETRKCLPDAVQLLTPCTLGNGRLRVIDLGRFALSLYDRRTGRGVRVSINMDELDKWSEIRAWLLKIKPKSEQDTSLLLKQIREAGHELYRRSFIRISDRFKEPKINRQIGICPQCGEPYPAEHGRICKACQGESPYVFSQSAPFQDAETLPFLCKLPLQLAVGHTALHDMTQIVPGVTKGAAITRGQKITAKDLCRLQHMGRRTIYVACDDWSSNGFIHEDEAALAFAEAMAGPGVRLNLPAREGKINLFADRDGLLVVEEDRLEQFNMIEGVMCASRKGYVPVNHNEIVAGTRAIPLFLARKTFDRAMAVLEKGPFFKILPLRPSRVGIVITGNEVFEGLIQDSFTPLITAKVERFQCRVIQSCIVPDDRLVIRQTVLKLIDRGAELIVVTAGLSVDPDDVTRCGLIDAGAEDIIYGAPILPGAMTLIARIGDIPIIGVPACALYFKTTSFDLLLPRLLAGIPVTRKDLARLGHGGLCLNCKTCTYPRCSFGR; via the coding sequence ATGAAAATAGGACCCCACGACTTCGACCGATTCATCGACGAAATAAAAAAATTTCACGGTTCCGTCGCTCCCGGCGTGGTTATTGGGGGCTACATGGTGGAAGTAGCACGGCAGTCAATGCCTGAAAACGTTCTCTACAATGCCATCGTCGAAACACGCAAATGTTTGCCCGATGCCGTCCAGCTGCTCACACCCTGTACATTGGGTAACGGCCGACTGCGTGTAATTGACCTTGGACGATTTGCCCTGAGCCTCTATGACAGACGCACGGGCAGGGGGGTTCGGGTTTCAATTAACATGGATGAATTGGACAAATGGAGCGAAATCAGAGCCTGGCTTTTGAAAATCAAGCCGAAGAGCGAACAAGATACATCTCTGTTGCTGAAACAGATCCGAGAGGCCGGCCACGAACTATATCGAAGATCCTTTATAAGGATTTCAGACCGATTTAAAGAGCCCAAGATTAATAGACAAATTGGGATATGTCCTCAATGTGGAGAGCCCTACCCTGCGGAACATGGGCGCATATGTAAGGCCTGTCAGGGAGAATCACCTTATGTGTTTTCACAATCAGCACCCTTTCAGGATGCCGAAACCCTGCCGTTTCTTTGCAAGCTTCCCCTGCAACTCGCTGTCGGGCATACGGCCTTGCATGATATGACTCAAATAGTTCCCGGAGTCACCAAAGGAGCTGCCATCACCCGTGGTCAAAAGATCACTGCAAAAGATCTATGCCGGCTTCAGCATATGGGACGGCGCACCATCTACGTAGCCTGCGACGATTGGTCTTCGAATGGGTTCATCCACGAAGACGAAGCGGCCCTTGCTTTTGCCGAAGCCATGGCAGGTCCAGGAGTTCGCCTAAACTTGCCAGCCAGAGAAGGCAAAATCAATTTATTTGCCGACCGAGACGGCCTCCTGGTTGTCGAGGAGGATCGCCTGGAGCAGTTCAACATGATAGAGGGTGTAATGTGCGCAAGTCGCAAGGGTTATGTACCGGTAAATCACAATGAGATTGTTGCGGGCACTCGTGCCATCCCTCTCTTCTTGGCCCGCAAAACCTTTGACAGGGCCATGGCAGTTCTGGAAAAGGGTCCCTTTTTTAAGATACTGCCCCTGCGGCCCTCCCGCGTAGGCATTGTGATTACCGGAAATGAGGTCTTTGAAGGGCTTATCCAGGACAGTTTCACGCCCCTCATAACGGCCAAGGTGGAAAGGTTTCAATGTAGGGTCATACAGAGCTGTATTGTGCCTGACGATAGGCTGGTCATTCGACAGACTGTACTAAAGCTAATAGACAGAGGCGCTGAGCTCATTGTAGTGACTGCCGGTCTATCCGTTGATCCTGATGATGTAACAAGATGTGGGCTCATAGATGCAGGAGCTGAGGACATAATTTACGGGGCGCCAATCCTACCGGGAGCCATGACACTGATAGCCCGCATAGGCGATATTCCCATAATAGGCGTCCCCGCCTGTGCCTTATACTTTAAGACCACCAGTTTTGACCTGTTGTTGCCACGATTGCTTGCCGGGATACCTGTAACCCGAAAGGATCTGGCCCGTCTGGGGCATGGCGGTTTGTGCCTGAACTGCAAAACCTGCACATATCCCAGGTGTTCCTTCGGTCGCTAA